Within Nitrospira sp., the genomic segment TAAGAGCAAGATGGCGACACAACCCACAAGAGTCCGACCAAGTTCGTCGATCAATAAGGATTCATGCAACTCATAGACGAACGAGACAAGGTACGTGCCCCATTCGCGATCCCGACCTAAGACGGACCCGGCGTAGGGATCGATCGTGACCAGATACCACCGAAAATGGTCGAGCTTATCGGTCGGTACTTTGTGCCAAGCTCTCACCACCTCACGCTCATGAGCTGGCAACTCAAGGCTGTCCAACCAACCACCGGCAGGAACCGTGGCCTGCGCCGTCGCAACTACTTCGTTCAGGGGCTTGTGAGGGCCGGAGCCGCTCGTTGTTAGCTGGGCTGGATTTAGCCATTCGTCGATGGCTTTGTAGAACACCAGGAAACTGCCCGTGAGACTCATCAGGACGAACAGCGCCCCCCCGAACAGTCCAAGGTACAGATGCGTGCGTAACCAAACCCCTCTGAGAGAGCACCGAAGTATGGTTTGAACTGGAAGCGACACTTTACCCTCGCCCAATGGAACTATTACCGTTGGAGTGCTCGATGCAGATGGCATGGCGTTATCGCGCTTCCTCATAAACATAAGTCGCATCGCGATGGCAGAACGACAACGCCCACGAATCCAGCAATCACGCAGTCGGCTGTAGGCAAGGTTGGGAGATTGAACAATGCGTAGCTGAACAACTTACTGACGGTCACCAGGATCCAGGCCAGCAGGCGGTATCCCTTGGATGGCTGAGTGATGAATGGCGACGAAGCGTCCACATCGGGTGCACTTGATAACGAGGTCGTCCCCCTGCCAGCGCGCCACAAGCTTGCCACACCGACATCGGACATCGACACTGGTCCTTACTGAGGCTCTCCCCCGCATGGCACCTTCCTCGTTCTGACTGCCCTGCCCAGGACTCAACGTCTGATGATAGGTACAAACCCATCGACTGCCCGCCCGGATGAACGCCGCGTCTACTTGAACGTGAGCTTCTTCAGCTCTGATGCTGCGAGTTCCACTTCTCCGAAATCAGATTGCCCCTTAAAGCTGCCTGCAATCGCCAAGACAAAGTCCCCGGTTTTTCCGTCCGCCAGCGTGATAGAGACATTGGGAAGCGAGCCGTTCCCTGATGGCTTGAGATCGATGAGCTTGATACTGTCGAATTTAATTTTAACCGTGGCTGTTCCCCGTTTAACGGGCACTTCTTTGAGTTCATGGGGAACGAATGCCGTCTCACTGATTTTCTCTTCCCAGTAGAAGATGACGTTTTTCAGATCCGTCTCAATGCCCTTTGCATCTGTCGCAGAGGCATGAAAGACCTTGTCCGCTCTTCCGTCCGTTTTGTTCTGTGCCCAGGCCAAGCTACTCGACATCCAGAATACTCCGATGACCAATGCCACCTGAGCCAGCTGCATTGTCGTTCGGGTGATCGTCCTGCGATTCATCATGGTTCTCCTTATCGAATGTCCAAGGCTATCCATCCAGCCGATAGTTGATGGGGATAAGAATGGTGATCTGTCGTTGACCGAGCGGATGTTTGAGCCTCAAGGGTGACGCCTTTTTCATCACTGCCATCGCCTCCTCATCCAAAACCGCCCGACCAGACGTTTCAGCAATCTGCACCCCCATCACCTCACCATCATCGCGAATGACCGCCGACACCACGACCTTGCCCTCCCAATGATTCATCTTGGCGAGCGCCGGATATCGCTTCAGCTCTTCGATCCTGTTCCAAAGCGTTTCCGTGAGCCAGCCAAAGTCGGCTTGAGTTTCCCGATGTACTACCTGCCTGTGCTCTACCTGACGATACTCGGTCCGTGAGGCGACCGATTCAACGGGCGTAGGCATTTCGGCCACGGGTTGATCAGATGTTTCGACCGGCGTCTCTACTACAGATGACGAGGTTATCGGTTCACTCACGGTTGATGCCACGGGGGCATACTCCATAACCGGTTCGGCATTCGTGACCACATCCCTCACCACTTGGGTCGTTTCCACAGGAGCCGGTATGTCCTGATGCGTCTGCGGCATCGGCGGTTCTGCAGCAACTTGCTTAGGCCGCCGAAGGGGAGGATTCGGTCTGACAGGGGGGGGAGGTGGTTGCATAATTGGTTCAGCCGGCTGCGCTTCCGTATGTGCCGGCGATTCCACCATGGCAATGTCCCATTGGAATAATGAGGGAGGAGGCGGTTGCTCGATCGCCCCCATCACAAACAACGATCCGGCGATTCCTAAGCCATGCATAACAGTAGACGCCACCCAGCCGCGTGTTCGATCGAATACCGAACCTATGTTGCTGGGATTGACGGTTGGGGTCGTCATGATCGGAGCACCTCTAGACTCACCTGCCGAAATCCCAGCCCCCTCACTTCATCGACGACCCCTACAAACCGTTCCAAGACAGTCACACGGTCGGCTCGAAGCACCACGGCAGACTCGCGCGGATGCCCATTCAAAGCCGTCGAGAGGCCGTCCTCCCGAATGGCTTGATCATTCACAAACAGTTTCCCATCGGCAGTCAGAGTGATCATCAGTGGAACATCCTTATGATCGGTCACCTCTTTTGCCTTCGCCAATTCAACCGGCACCTGCCCAGTTGAAATGAAGGTCGCCGTGGTTAGAACAATAACTAGGAGGACCAGCATCACATCCACGAGAGGGATGACATTGATCTGGTTCAGCTCACGTTCCATGCTGCACCTTGTACAGGGTAAGTAGTTCTGAGACACGGCGTCTGAGGATGTTGTTCAGCACGACACACGGAATCGCCACCAGCAGCCCGATGGCTGTCGCCTTGAGCGCCAGGCTCAACCCGACCATAATCGCACCGACCGCCATCGTTCCCGATGTCCCCATCGTATGAAACGTCAACATGATGCCCAATACGGTGCCAAGTAGCCCAATGTACGGGGCATTGGCAGCGACCGTTCCTATGACGACTAGTCGTTTCGTCAATGCCATTTCCAATAGCTGAATGTTGTCGAACTCATTCGGCGTCACCCGCCGATAGTAGAGCCACCGCTCTACTGCAACGGCGAGCGCCCACAGGCTCAACACCGCTAACAGCCCGATAATCCCGTAGTCCACCAGGTTCTTGAGTGCATCCATCTTGTCATTCCCTATTTATGGATCAGCGAATACTCAGCCGGTCCCCCCCCCTTTTCAAGGCACATATCGGGAGTCATCAGCACGGTATACATGGGCGCTCTAGCAGACGCCTCCATGCGAGACCGATTGGAGACCAACAAATATGGTTATGTGTGAGACGAATTCGTCTCATTCATCCCTCACCCTTCATCTAAAATCTTTTTACTCTCCCTGAAGGGTCGATTCCGCTAATCCCTGGTAGGCATGCTGAGTGGTTTACGACAATTCGAGATGATAACGGTCTAAGGTCGTAGCTTTCTGCCGCTCTAGGTTGGAGATCGATTTATTGTAATCCACAACGGCCCGTAGCTCATTCCCCTGCGCCGTCGCGAGATCCCGTTGAAAATCGAGCACAAACCTGGTGGTGCTCAACCCCACGCGCAGACGTTCCTGCTCGGTTTGCAGTTGTTTCTCAGCCAAAATCCTCGCTGAGCGAGTCGTTTCGATGCGTTTGAAGTCGGTTTGCACCCGCCGCACCGCCTCACGCACCACTAAAATGATTTGATGGCGGACACGTTCCAGGGAGGCTTCGGCATTCTTGGCCTCTAATTGGCGCTTATTGTACGTACTGATGGCGGAGCGGTTGCCGAGCGGATAGCTGAACACCAGCCCTGCCCCGTAGTTATAGAAGTCGCCGCTGAAGTTTCTGGCGAACGAATTACCAAAGTCACTTCCTAATCCGGAAAGTCCAACAGTTCCCTGAACAGACAGTGTGGGCAGCAATTGGTTGCGGGCGAATTTCCTATTCAACTCGCTGGACTCAATATTTTTTTTAGCCTGTGCAATTTCTGGCCGCTGTTCGATTGCGGTCTCGATGGCTTCTTCGAGACTGAGCGACTCCATAAAGGTGATAGGCGCGTCCAGTGGCATGAGGCGGACCGTTTGCCGCAGCTCAGCTTCACCGGGATTGAGCAGTGTCCGCAGCTGGTCTTCCTCATCCCGGATGGCTTTTTCAGCTATCAATACCTGCTCCACTCGTGATGCAACAGCTGCCTCGGCTTGGAGCACATCAACGACCGACATCACTCCGGCTTTGGCCTTGATGCGGTTTGTGGCCAATAGCTCCTCAGCGGCCTTCAACGCAGCTTGGGCGACTTTCACATTTTCTCTCGCATACACCAGCTCCCAATAGTTCTGCTCGACCGAGGCGATCACGGTGAGGACTTGATCTCGGAAAACGTGCTGCTCGACGACCGCGTTGTTTTGGGCGACCTTGATAAAGGTCTGATTGATCCCGATCCCGGCATTCTTCAGTAACGGCTGAGTGAGACTAAACGAGAGGCCACCGGTCCAGGCGGGATTAAATAGAAAGCCCTCAGCGAGATCTTGGTTCACGCTGTTGCGAGCGGGATTATAGTTCATACCAACATTGCCGCCTGTCACGAGGTTTGTCGAAGCATCGACGATCACAGCATGATTACGCTGGTCAAACCTCGTGATCTGGTTCAGGAGATTTCCGGTCGCTCCGAAGACAGGTCGCTCAAGAGGATCGACCGTCCGGAGATACCGGCCATTCACGCTCATCGTGGGATCAAACCTCGCTTGTTCGATCACAATGTCGGCCAACCGGCTTTCTTTCGTGTGACGGCTGATACTGATATCAAGATTATGCTGCAAAGCGCGAACGGCTGCTTCTGCCAGAGAGATCTGTTCATGACGTTCCAAAAGCGTCGGTTTGGTAATATCTAGACTCCAACTCGAGGTTGGAACCAACAGGACCCACAGACTGGCGATGATGATCGCCCCATACGGACAATGAACGGTCCATTCACGCCCCATCACATTCCCCTCATAGACGAGTGTGAATCACTAGCAAACCAACTTGCCAAACAAGACGACAGAAACGCTTGCTGCCGCGTACTCATCATTCAGCCTTACCCAAGTAAGACGGAATAGCCTGGCTTTGTCCCCACACCAGCGAGGAGTGTTATGTCTGTTGAGCATCGCAAATCGAGGGAATGATGGGAGGAACCTCGCAACCATAGGTAAACATGTACTATGCGTGCCCTTGCCGAAAAGCCTATGCCCCTGCTCGGGAGACATCAGAATTCTTGCCTCGGCCCGTTAGGATCGCATAGCCTGCCGGCACCAGAAAGAGCGTCACGAGAGTGGATACTACTAACCCGCCGATAATCACGACCCCGATCTGACGACGACCCACTGCTCCCGCGCCAGTAGCCACGGCTAACGGCAAGGCTCCGAGGATTGTTGCACAGGTCGTCATCAGGATCGGACGAAGGCGTACCACAGCAGCTTCAGTGACCGCCTCAGACACGTCGGCTCCCCGTTCACGAAGCTGATTGGCGAATTCCACGATAAGAATCGCATTCTTTGTGACCAGCCCGATCAGAATCACCAGTCCGATTTGACTATAAATGGTGAGGGTCCCATCGATCGCGGCCAAGGAGAGCACTGCCCCCGATACAGCCGGGGGTACGGCCAACAGAATGATCCACGGATGCCGAAAGCTTTCGAACTGCGCTGCGAGCACCAGGAAGATCACCGCCAACGCCAATGCGAAAGTCAGAGACAAGTTTCGATTGCTTTCCGTGAAAGTCTTGGATTCTCCGGCATAGGCGGTCCGCATCCCCGGCTTGATGATCGCCTTCGATGTTTCATCCAGATAGTTCAAGGCCTGTCCAAGCGTGAACCCATCGGCCAATCCCGCACTAATCGTGACGGCACGCATGCGATCGACATGGTTCAACGCTTCCGGGGCCGGTATTTCCTTGATCGTCACAATATTGTTGAGCTGGACCAATGCCCCGTCATTCCCCCGCACATAGAGCTGACCAATGTCGGATGGTTTCTCGCGATGTCGATCGTCGACTTTCACGATCACCTTGTATTGCCGACCATTCTGCAAGAACGTATTCACCGGTCTTCCGCTGAGCAAGGTCTCCAATGTCCGACCGATGGAGGCAACGGACACGCCAAGATCAGCGCTCTTGTCGCGATGCATTTCCACGGTCAGATGCGGCGTACTTAACGCCACATCCATTCCAGGTGCCACGAACCCTGGGTGTTTCGCCAATCGTGCCACAAGTTCGTCGGCAACCTGCTGCAGTTCTCGATAGTCCAATCCCCCCAGGACAAACTGCACCGGTGACTTCTCCACCCAATCTCCTATGGAGGAAGGATTGAGGAGGTAGGCTCTGACCCCGGTCAGCGTACCGAGTTTGTGGTTCAGATCTGCGACGATCTCCTGCTGACTTTTCGTACGGTCCTTCCAATCATTCAACGTCACCCAACTCTCGGCACGGTTGACCCTTGTCGGACGATCGCCGAGAGCCACCATCGTATACGTGTGGGCAATCTCCGGAACAGCCTGAAGCAGCGTTTCTAACTCTTTCGCGTAGGTGTCGGTATAACGAAGCGTGGCACCCTGCGGCGCGGTGAGAAAGCTAGAAAACCATCCCACGTCTTCCAGCGGCGCCAGTTCGGACTGAAGTCGGGTGAAGAGGACAAGACTCGCCATACTGGCTGTGACAGCTACGATCACGACTACCGTTTTCGCATTGATGGCCCATTCAATCCCCCGCCGGTAGTGTTGGGTCACCGCATCCGCAAGCCCTGCAGCGAATTGGTGGTGAGTGGACCGTCCACTGTCTTGGCAAAGGAGGCGCCCACACATCATCGGCGTGAGGGTCAGGGCCACGAAACCAGACAAGAGCACCGCAGAGGCGATCGCGATGGCCAATTCTGCAAAGAGCTTCCCGATGAGGTCGCTCAGAAAGGCGATGGGGATGAAGACGGTCACCAGTGAAATTGTCGTTGCGATGACGGCGAAGGCGATTTCGTTGGTTCCCTCGACGGCGGCTCGTAAGGGTGGCATGCCGGCGACGATCCGTCGATGAATATTTTCAAGGACAATGACGGCATCATCCACCACCAGACCGACGGCAAGCACAAGTCCCAACAGGGTCAACACGTTCAGCGAACACCCGCTCACCGCCATGATCGTACACGTCCCGATAATTGAGGTTGGGATTGCGACCACCGGTATGCACGTCGCCCGAAAGCTTCCCAGAAAACAAAAGATCACCAATACGACAAGGAACAGCGACAGACCCAGCGCCTCGTACACTTCCTTTAACGACCGTTCGATCGGTGTCGAACTGTCCCACGCCAGCGTCAGATCCATCCCCTTCGGCAACCCCGCCGCAATGGACGGAAGATGCTCTCTGACCGCACGCACGACCGCCAACGTGTCCGCCTTAGACTGACGAGACACGGAAATCCCCAGCGAAGACTTGCCGTTGAATCGCACCAACTTGCGAGTATCCTCCGCACCCAGTTCCACATGCGCGATATCTTCCAGGCGAACTGGGTATCCGTCACGGTAGGCCACGATCAGCGATTCGAATTGCTCGGGAGTCTGTAAGGTCCCGTTAAGAGAGACGCTGAACTCCATCTGGTGGCTTTCTATCCTGCCAGCTGGGAGTGATGCATTCTGATTGCGGATCGCATCTTCCACATTTTCAACGGTCAGGCGGCGAGCCGCCAGA encodes:
- the exbB gene encoding TonB-system energizer ExbB → MDALKNLVDYGIIGLLAVLSLWALAVAVERWLYYRRVTPNEFDNIQLLEMALTKRLVVIGTVAANAPYIGLLGTVLGIMLTFHTMGTSGTMAVGAIMVGLSLALKATAIGLLVAIPCVVLNNILRRRVSELLTLYKVQHGT
- a CDS encoding efflux RND transporter permease subunit — protein: MRLSETCIQRPVFATVMTLLLVLFGILNFLRLPVREYPDIKPPIVSVRTVYPGASVSVLEADVTTPLEDALSGIQGLRTISSASRAEVSSITMEFELGRDLDGATNDVRDRVSQVRPVLPLGILEPHVEKAAAENTEVLWLAVSSSHHSELELSDIADRFIKTQLAMIPGVSSTYLDGERRYAMRIWLDPDRLAARRLTVENVEDAIRNQNASLPAGRIESHQMEFSVSLNGTLQTPEQFESLIVAYRDGYPVRLEDIAHVELGAEDTRKLVRFNGKSSLGISVSRQSKADTLAVVRAVREHLPSIAAGLPKGMDLTLAWDSSTPIERSLKEVYEALGLSLFLVVLVIFCFLGSFRATCIPVVAIPTSIIGTCTIMAVSGCSLNVLTLLGLVLAVGLVVDDAVIVLENIHRRIVAGMPPLRAAVEGTNEIAFAVIATTISLVTVFIPIAFLSDLIGKLFAELAIAIASAVLLSGFVALTLTPMMCGRLLCQDSGRSTHHQFAAGLADAVTQHYRRGIEWAINAKTVVVIVAVTASMASLVLFTRLQSELAPLEDVGWFSSFLTAPQGATLRYTDTYAKELETLLQAVPEIAHTYTMVALGDRPTRVNRAESWVTLNDWKDRTKSQQEIVADLNHKLGTLTGVRAYLLNPSSIGDWVEKSPVQFVLGGLDYRELQQVADELVARLAKHPGFVAPGMDVALSTPHLTVEMHRDKSADLGVSVASIGRTLETLLSGRPVNTFLQNGRQYKVIVKVDDRHREKPSDIGQLYVRGNDGALVQLNNIVTIKEIPAPEALNHVDRMRAVTISAGLADGFTLGQALNYLDETSKAIIKPGMRTAYAGESKTFTESNRNLSLTFALALAVIFLVLAAQFESFRHPWIILLAVPPAVSGAVLSLAAIDGTLTIYSQIGLVILIGLVTKNAILIVEFANQLRERGADVSEAVTEAAVVRLRPILMTTCATILGALPLAVATGAGAVGRRQIGVVIIGGLVVSTLVTLFLVPAGYAILTGRGKNSDVSRAGA
- a CDS encoding biopolymer transporter ExbD, which gives rise to MERELNQINVIPLVDVMLVLLVIVLTTATFISTGQVPVELAKAKEVTDHKDVPLMITLTADGKLFVNDQAIREDGLSTALNGHPRESAVVLRADRVTVLERFVGVVDEVRGLGFRQVSLEVLRS
- a CDS encoding energy transducer TonB, which codes for MTTPTVNPSNIGSVFDRTRGWVASTVMHGLGIAGSLFVMGAIEQPPPPSLFQWDIAMVESPAHTEAQPAEPIMQPPPPPVRPNPPLRRPKQVAAEPPMPQTHQDIPAPVETTQVVRDVVTNAEPVMEYAPVASTVSEPITSSSVVETPVETSDQPVAEMPTPVESVASRTEYRQVEHRQVVHRETQADFGWLTETLWNRIEELKRYPALAKMNHWEGKVVVSAVIRDDGEVMGVQIAETSGRAVLDEEAMAVMKKASPLRLKHPLGQRQITILIPINYRLDG
- a CDS encoding TolC family protein, translating into MGREWTVHCPYGAIIIASLWVLLVPTSSWSLDITKPTLLERHEQISLAEAAVRALQHNLDISISRHTKESRLADIVIEQARFDPTMSVNGRYLRTVDPLERPVFGATGNLLNQITRFDQRNHAVIVDASTNLVTGGNVGMNYNPARNSVNQDLAEGFLFNPAWTGGLSFSLTQPLLKNAGIGINQTFIKVAQNNAVVEQHVFRDQVLTVIASVEQNYWELVYARENVKVAQAALKAAEELLATNRIKAKAGVMSVVDVLQAEAAVASRVEQVLIAEKAIRDEEDQLRTLLNPGEAELRQTVRLMPLDAPITFMESLSLEEAIETAIEQRPEIAQAKKNIESSELNRKFARNQLLPTLSVQGTVGLSGLGSDFGNSFARNFSGDFYNYGAGLVFSYPLGNRSAISTYNKRQLEAKNAEASLERVRHQIILVVREAVRRVQTDFKRIETTRSARILAEKQLQTEQERLRVGLSTTRFVLDFQRDLATAQGNELRAVVDYNKSISNLERQKATTLDRYHLELS